CTATGGAGGTACGTCTTTCGCTACACCTATTACCGCTGGCGAGTGGGCGTTAATAGAGGAACAGGCTGCAATGCTTCCTTCAGCGACACCTAAGATGGGCAACATAAATTACCTTTTGTTTGAAGCGCACAACTCGTACAATGCCAATGTGCCTGGAATAAACAACCCGTTCTTTGACATGACGAACATAGGAAAAGGCTTCAACTACGGGCCAATAAACGATTATTCTTGGTATCTGTTTAATTTGAGCATAAATGAACCCAGCGACCCGATACTGCCAGGCTGGTATGCGACAATATTTAATCCAGCCGGAGATGGATGGAACTTCCTGCAAGGCCTTGGATTCATAAACGCTGGTATAATGTCTAAGGATCTAATAGGAACAGTCTCAGAACAGGGATATTCAATACTTAACCCGCAGTTCAGCGTAACGATGGTCACCGATTCGGGTTTATCACCGTTTACAACTCTGATAGCTGGTCATACTTATACCTTTAAGATAGTGTTATCTGACGGCGGAATTGCAGGAAGTGATTATAGGATAGATGCATTCAGCGGCGGGGCTATGACGCAAATAACCCCTAATGGAACCGGCTACTTTAGCTACACCCCTTCATACTCTGCGCTTAGCTTCATAGGTAACGCAACAGAATACGGATACTTCTATGTCACCGTTATGAATAGCCCATCGATCTCTCCGGCCTGGGACTTCCAACAGTTCGGAGTATCACAGCCTATTGCTTCTGGACACTTGCAGTTGATCGTAACGAATCCGGAGGGCGTTGCAGAGAATAATACAGTTGAAGTCCCAATGTTTACTACGGGTTTGACCGGATACTACAACACCTATGGGATAGGCCCTGCAGAGGTGATGCTTAATGGGCATCCGGTAGCAAGCGCCGTAGTATCTGAGATATCAGTAAACGTCAGCCAGTTCCATGAGCTGGATCCAACGATGCCCGTATCATCGTACGCACCAGGCGTAACAATAGGGCATTTCCTCACTGACGGAAGGGGAAACTTCGTGTTCTGGACTGATGCTTTACTTGCGGAGACCAACGGCACGCTCCTCACCCAGGTAGTGCAGTTGAGGGCAACGTACGACGGTCTTACCTCTAATACCGTTACCGTATACGTTGAACCACAGGCAGGTGACTTCATACCATCCTTCAGTTATTCGCCAGGATCGTACCTTTCCGGAACAGTGCAGTTCGCTGACATGAAATACGTGAACTACGTTAACGTTTCAATTGGAAATATGCCTGGCCAATACGTAAACGTAAGCTATCCTCCAATAATGTTCGATAGCTATTCTAACATGCCTGTGAGCGGCGTAGTCAACGGCTATGTCCCGTTCAATTTCACAGTGCTGCCTCCACCGGGCCAGACTATTATGCTTAACATGACTGGCGAAGGTATAAATGACCTCACGGTATCTTTTTCAATCTTTGGATTCGCATTCATATCTTATGATATACAAGTCCCAATAATATGGCACTACCAAATACCAATATCCAACGCGGGTCCGGACCCGTCATCGCACATTTCAGCATCGTCTTCGGGCCTCGTATCTGGCAATCTCACAATTTATTACTCTAGTAGCTGGTTAAGCAGCGGCTTAAGTGGTGTCATCACACTTTATGGTCCTAAAAACGCCGTGATAGCAAGTAAAGAAGGAACAGCTGGTACTCTTACAGTTAACACAGAGAAACTTGCAGACGGATACTATTATGCAATTTTCAATGTCGCTACGAGGACAGGATTAAGCTCTACGGCTTCCTATGGATTCTTTGTCTATAATGATGTAACGAATTTGCAGAACAGCATAAGTTCGGTCCAAAAGGCTATATCTTATTCTACAGGATATCCGAACACAGAATACAATGGAAACCTAAGTGCATTAAGGTCCAAAGTATATAAACTCTCGGAAGAATATAACCAGAGTGTGTCAGATCTAAATATGATAAAGGCGGAAGCAGGCTCGCTCTACGAATCTGGATCTATAAATTCGACCCTCTATAACCTCGTGGAGAAGCAGGCCTATTCATACAATAACGAACTTGACAACCTACACGGTGAAATTGCTTCAATGGCATCTCAGATCAACGCAATTGCTGGGAATCAGAAAGCTCTAAATAATGCTAAGCCATTTGTTCTGTCTATACCAATAACTGTTGCCGTGATCTTAGCTATAGTGTTCGGAGTTATAGCGGCTGTGTTTATACCTAAAAGAATGAAAAAATAATTCGTAATATTTTAAAATGAATTTATTACCAAGATTTAAATTTTTTATAAAATAATAGCGAAGAAAAGTTAATATCATACCTTCAGGCTATGTTATTTATGACCTCCAGTGTGATTGTCTCTGCAGCATCGGCAGGAATAGGAAAAGGAATAGTGGCCGTCCTATTGGGATACGGATACAATATAACTGCATTTTCCAGGGATGAAAGCAAATTAAGAGCACTGAAGGAAGAGATGAAGCTTAAGTTTGGCAGAGAAATAAATACGGTTGTAGCCGATCTATCAGTTAGGAGCGATCTTGAAAATGTCGTTTCAAATCACAGAGAAAAGTACGGGTCTATCGATAACCTGGTTGTAAACTATGGAGATCCGAAAGTATCATCCTTCATTGAGATATCCGACGAGGATTGGGATTATGCGATTTCTATGATGCTTAAATCTACAATATATCTCACCAGAGAGGCACTGCGTGACATGATAAGGACGAAACACGGCTCAATAGTGTACGTAACGTCTATGACTGTTAGGGAGCCTATTGAAGGTTTCTCCATATCCGCATCCTTACGTTCAGCTGTAATATCACTTGCGAAGACACTTACCCACGAAGTCTCACAAAACGGTATAAGAGTAAATACTATAGCACAGGGATACTTCAATACAGATAGGTTTAGAGACATTATGAAGAGGGAAATAGATTCATTATCTGGGATGAAGAGGCTTGCAGGAGAGATACCCCTCAGGAGAGTTGGCGAACCAGAGGAGATTGGGGAGCTCGTTGAGTTTCTGCTATCTTCTAGGTCATCGTATATAAATGGAGCAAATATTCCGATCGATGGGGGAATAACTAAATTCCCCCTCTAATTCTAGCGGCATCCATTTTTATTAGAATAATGGTCCTTTAAGTATTTCAACTAATTTCAAGACAATTAACTGTATACTATATTCCTGTATCATTATTTCCATAGCATAGTCAATTTTAATTCATTTGAATGAAAAAAGATTCTCTTTGTATTTTTCAAGCGGGCGGAGTTGCTCCAACAAGATAATATTAATTCGGAGAATGCATTCCCATTAATATTTTGGATAGCCTTGCAGCGAGCTGCAGCTGTTTTAATCAGAAAATTACTGTTGATCGTTTATAAAGAGCTTTTTACGTTGCTAATCAATTGATGAATTTTTTCATACACAATGTTTTATCTTAACAAATGAATATAGCAAGAAGGCCCCAGCCTTGAGGGAGGGGATGAATTTGTTGATATCTCCATAAAAGAGAGTTCGCATGATCATAACATCTTAATATAAATTGTGATTAGTGCTCTTATAATGGGGATAGATCCCCGTAATGATCAAGCGGTCTTAATCGCAAAGCACTTCGGAAGCACTAATTTCGTATGGAATTATTTTCTTGAACAAAGGGTAAGGGAATACAAGGAAAATGATAAATTCCTGACTGCGTTCGATATGATGAAATGTTTAACGGCGTTAAAAAATAAATATGCATGGCTTAGTGAAGTGAATGCACAAAGCTTACAGCAAACACTAATGAAACTATATTCGACTTTTAGATCATTTTTTAAGCACAACACGGCTTTTCCTAAGTTTAAGAGTAAAAAGGATAAACAGTATTTCATAGTACCGCAACACTTTAAATTCAAAGGGAATAGGCTCATTCTTCCGAATTTAATAAAGGCATAAAGTTCAAAGCTAAGCATAAAATACCCGAAAACATAAGACAAATAATAATAACAAAAGATGTGGAAAGATACTGCGCTTCATTGATATATGAATTAGACGAAATATTAGAAAAAGGCAATGAAATAATAGGCATTGATCTCGGCACAGAGGGTTTCGCAGCGCTGTCAAATGGCATACGCATCGAAGAGCCTATAAGCATAAAGAGAGAGGAGAAGAGAATTAAAAGGACACAAAAGAAACTCGCTAAAAAGAAAAAAGACGGTAAAAAATAGCAAGAAGCATATTGCCAAGATAGAAGAGCTATACCAAAAGCTAAGGGATACTAGGAACGACTTTACGCACAAGGTATCTACAGCGATAACCAAGTTTGCATATACCGTTGTGGTTGAAGACTTAAACATTGAGGGAATGATGCGAAACGAGCACGTAGCAAAGGGCATAACTGGCGTTTCTTGGTACGATTTTAAACAAAAGTTGAAATACAAAGCAGAGTGTGGAAATATGGAATTCATCGAGATTGGAAGGTTCGATCCCTCCTTTGAAATATGGAGTAGGTGCGGCTGGATCGATTACAACTTAAAGCTTTCGGATAGGATATTCAGATGTGAAAATTGTGGTCTTGTAATAGATAGAGATTTAAATACGGCAATAAACATTTCCAATATGGAGTTAAAGAAAGTAGGGAAGGGCATTCCCGAATTCACGCCTGTGGATATCGCAACTGCGGCCGATCCGACCATTCGGACTGGAACAGCCAGTAGCCGATCCATGAATCGGGAACCTCCTAAGCCTAAGCGATGAGAGGATGTTAGGTTCTTTAGAGGCAGCAGGATATGGAAATACTTACCTATCTAATTGGTGTTCTTCTTGGACTGTCGCTCACAGCTCCACCTGGCCCAGTAAATTCTATAATATCTGTTGAAAGTGTTAGATCAAAAATTCACGGCTCAAGCGTTGGGGCAGGCGCCATGACTGCCGACATTATTTTCTTTATCATAGTTTATAGTTTTGGAAATATAGTGCCAAAATCAGCGTTATATGCACTATATATCGTAGGATCAATTGTCATGTTCTACTTTGCTTATTCTACACTTAAGAAAAGTTCGCGCTACAAAACGAGAAGGGGCAATTACTTTGTAGGGCTGTTAGTTGGTATATCTAACCCTTTCCAGATAATTTGGTGGGTTACGGCCGGTCTCTTCGTCGTGAACCATATGTCATTGATAGGAGTTTTTGGCCTCTTCAGCGGTGTGGTTTTATGGATAACCATTTTTCCGTTCTTTGTAAACAAATATGCAAAGCGTTACGAAAAATACGTTCGTATTGCATCAAGTGTTGTTCTCATATCTTTCGGTGTATACATACTTATCGTGGGAATCAAGGTTATTTTGTAATTCATAACACTAACAAGATAAAGATTTATTCGTTCTTCATGCCATTTTATTTTACTAGACCTACTTGTGAATTTATTTATTTCGTTTCAAACTCCTAATCGTTTATAATATTACCAATATACCAATCGGTTTTATCAAACGTCTATTGACGTTTGACTTTATGCCATATTTTACGTCTCTTTTGACTACTTCACTTTATAAGACTTTAATAGTTCCCTTCGAACATGCACGAACGCTCTTTGGCTATGATAAATATATAGCTTCTTCCATATACGAATCTACTTACAGTATTTCATGATTTTTTTCCATCATTTTACTTGAGGTATCAATCTATTAAACAATCAGCAAAAAAATTAACAATATCAAACTAAGAAAAATTAAAGCCATCCATATTCATATCAACCCATGAGAGTCATAGTAGCATATGACGGCTCTCCTGGAGCCGACAAGGCTGTCGGATTCGCATTGGGCCTCAAAGATAGCATTGATAAATACTTTATTTTATACGTTTCTAGGGATATTACGGATTTAAGCGGGCAGCTTGTATATATATCGGATGAAACAGTAGAACAGCAGGAAAGGTTGGCAGATGAGATCGTCAATAAGGCAAAGTCACTGATGACCAGATCAGGTGTGGATTATGAAGTTATGAAGGTGGACTCCAATGGAGAAGACATCTCTAAGGTTATTGTAAAGATTGCGCAAGAAAAAGGAATTGATGTTATATTTACCGGTACTAGAAAATTGAGGGGCCTAGATAAATTTTTTCTTGGATCAATCAGTTCCGGCATTTTAGCTCTTTCCTCTTGCCCTGTAATAGTTGTACCACCGTGATTAAATAAAAGTATATTTATGAGATTATGAAAAATTGAAGATACCGGAGATCTATGAGATTTGATTGTTTCCTGCTACGCTTGAACAATTGGTAGAAATAAATACTTGAAGGAAACATAGTTATATTAAAGCAATGAGAAGACCCATCTAAAATGGGTATTATTTGAATTGGCCTTTCTCTTTTTCTATTCTTCCCTTCTCGGAAACGACGTATATATTACAGCCGTCATCGTTACCTTCAAATATCTTATCCGCTATGTTATTGAAGAGGCCAACATCTACAACTCCTGGGATACTTTTGATCTTTTTTTCAAGCTCATTAGTTTCCCTTATCCTTCCGAATTTCATATCAGCTATATAGTTCCCATTGTCTGTTATGAAGAGCGTCCCATCGCTGTTTTTTCTTAGATCGGTGGATGGGCATATCTTCCTGAGATTCTCTAGCGTCATCCTGTGAAGGAAAGGGACAACTTCCACTGGTAGAGGAAAGCTGCCGAAGTTTTCGTCATCTATTTTTCTACTATCAACTATAACGTACATCTCTTTGCTGTTGTATGCGACTATCTTTTCCCTCAGAAGAGCACCTCCACCGCCTTTTATGAGTGTTCCATGGAGATTAACCTGATCCGCACCATCGATTGTTAAATCTATAATCTGTTCTGGGTTTTCAGATATTTCTATACCGGCAGCTCTTGCGAGTTCTTCAGATTTCTTAGATGTACAAACACCCTTTATTTTTAAATTCTCTTCAGAAACTCTTCTACCTAGTTCCTCAATTAAATAGCGGGCCGTTGTCCCTGTGCCGATACCTATAACCATCCCTGTTTTCACATAGGATGCGGCTTCAACAGCAGCGTTTCTTTTCTGCTTCTCATAATCTGGCATATCGTAACATTGTTACTTTAAAATTAATTTATCTTTTCATCCAATAGATGGAGTCAATGTAAACAAATGTATTTCACAATTTCTACCATTTTTCCTGTCTTTGAGTCGAGTTAAGAATAAAATTTATAAGATTCGTGAGCGCTTCGGCAACACTTTGAAAAAGCTAGATTGAAAACGGTATAACTTAATATTACATTATAAGTAAGGATTTAAATGAATCTATACGTAATGCTTTAATTTTAATGTTCTAAATATGAACTAACTAGGATCAGATGTATGTTAAAAATAGAGCACTTGTAAATTACGCATGATCCTTTAATAAAAGTAAATAATAATGAAAGCTGCTGAATTTTTATTTCGAAATATATGTTAAAGAATATTTTTCAGAAGCTTAAAAATCTGACTCGTAGCTGGTTGGCATTTTCCTCTGGCCATTTCTAAGATATACATTGATACCTATGGCAACAGCTACCATGAATATTACAGCGGTTATTATTGCTATGTTAGTGGGATATGTGGGCGGAAAGAAGCTGTAGTATATACCTATGAGCAGCAGTACGAGTGATATTGCAGGCAGTACTGCATGTTTTAGGACTGAGAATTCCCTGAACTTCTTGAATGCCACTGGAAGCGATATATCAGTCATTATGTGGCCAATGAATAAGGCAA
This genomic stretch from Thermoplasma volcanium GSS1 harbors:
- a CDS encoding LysE family translocator, producing the protein MEILTYLIGVLLGLSLTAPPGPVNSIISVESVRSKIHGSSVGAGAMTADIIFFIIVYSFGNIVPKSALYALYIVGSIVMFYFAYSTLKKSSRYKTRRGNYFVGLLVGISNPFQIIWWVTAGLFVVNHMSLIGVFGLFSGVVLWITIFPFFVNKYAKRYEKYVRIASSVVLISFGVYILIVGIKVIL
- a CDS encoding transposase; the protein is MERYCASLIYELDEILEKGNEIIGIDLGTEGFAALSNGIRIEEPISIKREEKRIKRTQKKLAKKKKDGKK
- a CDS encoding RNA-guided endonuclease InsQ/TnpB family protein, with translation MGIDPRNDQAVLIAKHFGSTNFVWNYFLEQRVREYKENDKFLTAFDMMKCLTALKNKYAWLSEVNAQSLQQTLMKLYSTFRSFFKHNTAFPKFKSKKDKQYFIVPQHFKFKGNRLILPNLIKA
- a CDS encoding S53 family peptidase → MKNNIIRIALLMAVVAAALIAFSIAGSGVSPQSSNLANVQAEPLAAVSGSSISNPLNLNQAQYSIVNDTSAYSPSAQISVFVSLKPQGNLQGYVNSLYEPGSPYYHQFLTSSQIGNRFGLDAQTYGAFVSYFEGYGISVGTTSTRLSLSLTGSVYQFDQAFHTRIQAFQYKYVSNGIWNPLFGNNSAVPGSVSYSTPFFASTSDLKIPESLERYVSGISGLNGMFAQPDLMLPYGMSPSMAYASAPSQAPMSATTYYPSLNDIQNITYANYTWTYPQNVYFAVGYQTDLGNYQFIFPSTMHVLTGAENLWNGLYALRESPDLGQGITVAVIEVGFPIPSDMAQFSEQVFGNQYQLPDRLTYIGIGIPSLYAGIVDGFEWGWTLETELDIEYIAAMAPMAHIDVVAVPNPEFSSFDNAYQFIAQYLVNNDPISAIPSGNTIFGPTSGATNVTITSNSYGAPEWEAVFSGSPMYVTVEDELLEQLNIVGVTNFFASGDEGSNGMAASPSMPSQSPYATSVGGGQATAEEDGIEFPVTNVIANGSLYGIQIPMYVASATGLGSFTYWSYGYGFQGTFKGIVGGGFGESVMEQQPWYEAGLDVFESGALIDPIVSGPAAFNMTVYAFGAWNLFYGGTSFATPITAGEWALIEEQAAMLPSATPKMGNINYLLFEAHNSYNANVPGINNPFFDMTNIGKGFNYGPINDYSWYLFNLSINEPSDPILPGWYATIFNPAGDGWNFLQGLGFINAGIMSKDLIGTVSEQGYSILNPQFSVTMVTDSGLSPFTTLIAGHTYTFKIVLSDGGIAGSDYRIDAFSGGAMTQITPNGTGYFSYTPSYSALSFIGNATEYGYFYVTVMNSPSISPAWDFQQFGVSQPIASGHLQLIVTNPEGVAENNTVEVPMFTTGLTGYYNTYGIGPAEVMLNGHPVASAVVSEISVNVSQFHELDPTMPVSSYAPGVTIGHFLTDGRGNFVFWTDALLAETNGTLLTQVVQLRATYDGLTSNTVTVYVEPQAGDFIPSFSYSPGSYLSGTVQFADMKYVNYVNVSIGNMPGQYVNVSYPPIMFDSYSNMPVSGVVNGYVPFNFTVLPPPGQTIMLNMTGEGINDLTVSFSIFGFAFISYDIQVPIIWHYQIPISNAGPDPSSHISASSSGLVSGNLTIYYSSSWLSSGLSGVITLYGPKNAVIASKEGTAGTLTVNTEKLADGYYYAIFNVATRTGLSSTASYGFFVYNDVTNLQNSISSVQKAISYSTGYPNTEYNGNLSALRSKVYKLSEEYNQSVSDLNMIKAEAGSLYESGSINSTLYNLVEKQAYSYNNELDNLHGEIASMASQINAIAGNQKALNNAKPFVLSIPITVAVILAIVFGVIAAVFIPKRMKK
- a CDS encoding SDR family oxidoreductase — protein: MTSSVIVSAASAGIGKGIVAVLLGYGYNITAFSRDESKLRALKEEMKLKFGREINTVVADLSVRSDLENVVSNHREKYGSIDNLVVNYGDPKVSSFIEISDEDWDYAISMMLKSTIYLTREALRDMIRTKHGSIVYVTSMTVREPIEGFSISASLRSAVISLAKTLTHEVSQNGIRVNTIAQGYFNTDRFRDIMKREIDSLSGMKRLAGEIPLRRVGEPEEIGELVEFLLSSRSSYINGANIPIDGGITKFPL
- a CDS encoding universal stress protein, whose translation is MRVIVAYDGSPGADKAVGFALGLKDSIDKYFILYVSRDITDLSGQLVYISDETVEQQERLADEIVNKAKSLMTRSGVDYEVMKVDSNGEDISKVIVKIAQEKGIDVIFTGTRKLRGLDKFFLGSISSGILALSSCPVIVVPP
- the rpiA gene encoding ribose 5-phosphate isomerase A produces the protein MPDYEKQKRNAAVEAASYVKTGMVIGIGTGTTARYLIEELGRRVSEENLKIKGVCTSKKSEELARAAGIEISENPEQIIDLTIDGADQVNLHGTLIKGGGGALLREKIVAYNSKEMYVIVDSRKIDDENFGSFPLPVEVVPFLHRMTLENLRKICPSTDLRKNSDGTLFITDNGNYIADMKFGRIRETNELEKKIKSIPGVVDVGLFNNIADKIFEGNDDGCNIYVVSEKGRIEKEKGQFK